The Faecalibacter bovis genome includes the window AATCAATATTTACTTTTTGATTTAAATTTTGATGCTTTTTAATTTGGTCCATACCAACTTTAGAAGCCTCTACCCAAGCTGGGTAAGCATAATCAATGTTTTGAGCAACACCTTGAGCTGGCATCCAACGATTTGTACGACCTGGGTAACCTAAAATCATCGCAAAATCATTTAACTTATATCCTTTTAAAGAAATAGGTAAATGATGCTTTGGTTTTAATGGAACATTAGATGTTGAATAATCTGCAGGATTTCCATTTTTATCTGCGTAAACACGGAACATTGCGAAATCTCCTGTGTGACGAGGCCATTCCCAGTTATCAGTATCTCCACCGAAACGACCAATCATATCTGGAGGCGTACCTACTAAACGAACATCTTGATAATCTTGATAAACGAAGTAGTAGTATTCGTTACCTTGGAAAAATGAACGAACAGAAACTACATATTTTCCGTTTTCGCTGTTTTCTTTTTCAATTTTTGCAATTTCTTTATTGATCGCTTTTTCACGATCAGCTTCAGACATTTTATCATTTACTGTACCTAAAATACGTTTTGATACATCGTCCATACGAACGAAGAAACGAACTTTTAAGTTATCTGGTTTTAACTCTTCAGATTTATTTTTTGCCCAAAATCCGTTTGTTAAATGATCATTTTCTGGAGTTGATAATTGTGCAATATTTCCATAACCACAATGGTGATTAGTTAAAACTAAACCTTGGTCAGAAATAATTTCGGCAGTACATCCACCTCCAAATTGAACAATCGCATCTTTTAAAGAATTATTATTAATGCTGTAAATTTCTTCAGCTGTTAATTGTAACCCTTGTTTTTGCATATCACGGTGATTTAAACGTTCGATGAACATTAAAAACCACATTCCCTCGTCAGCTTTTAACTTCATAGGGAAAAACAATACAGCAACAAGTGTTGATAGTAATAGTTTTTTCATTTTTTCTTATACTTAATTCGCTACTAAAATACATTAGATAAAATATTTCACCTAACATTCAGGTTAAATTCAGTCATTTTCTACGGATTTGAATAAATAATCTATAAATTATTACCAATCTTTCAACCATTTAATTCCTCTTCAATTTAAATTTTATGTTAAGTAAGAACAATAAAAAAAGGCTTATTCAGTCGAATAAGCCTTTTGTTTCAATTATTAAATATTTAGTAAGCTGTAAGAGCAACGATATCTTCCGTAAAAGGAATTAATTTATCTATACCGTTTAAAAATTCTAAATTCACGATAAAAGAAAATTGTGTCACTTTACCTCCACATTTTTCTACCAACTTAGCACATGCTTCAGCAGTTCCTCCAGTAGCTAAAACATCATCATGAACTAAAATACGCATACCATCTTTGATATAAGTTTCATTCACTTCAATTGTAGCTTGCCCATATTCTAAATCATAAGATTGAGAAACTGTTGGAGGCGGTAATTTACCAGCTTTACGAACTAAGATAAACGGTACGCCTAACTTTTGTGCAATCTGTATTCCGTACAAAAATCCTCTACTTTCTATTCCACAAACTGCATCAATTTTACCTTTTGCTTTTTCTACAAAAGCATCAACAATCTCATTCGATAATTCTGAATCTAAAAATAAGGGTGTAATGTCTTTGTATTGAATTCCTGGTTTTGGAAAATCTGCTACATTAGCGATAGTTTTATCTATACGCTCTTTAAGAGTTGACATAATTTTTACTATGTTTTGTTAAAGTCCAAAGTTAATTAAAAAAGTCTGAAATTATTCTTCATAAAAACCTAAACTTTCCCACATTTCATTAGGAATTCTAACAGGACGTTTTGTTACTGCATCAATACAGCATAAAGTGGTATAACCTTCGTTAATTAATTTATCTTGTTCGTTGTAAATTTTATAATCTACTTTAATACGAACGCCATTTAAACGTTCGTAAACGATTGCTTCTATCGTAATTAATTCATCATACAATGCGCTTCCAATAAATTTACAATGTAAATCTAAAATTGGCATTTGAATTCCTTGCTTTTCTAAAGCTGCGTATGGATATCCAGCTTCACGTAACATTTCTGCTCGCCCTATTTCA containing:
- a CDS encoding adenine phosphoribosyltransferase, which produces MSTLKERIDKTIANVADFPKPGIQYKDITPLFLDSELSNEIVDAFVEKAKGKIDAVCGIESRGFLYGIQIAQKLGVPFILVRKAGKLPPPTVSQSYDLEYGQATIEVNETYIKDGMRILVHDDVLATGGTAEACAKLVEKCGGKVTQFSFIVNLEFLNGIDKLIPFTEDIVALTAY
- a CDS encoding acyl-CoA thioesterase; the protein is MKIFRVQHRVTYAKTDQMGVVYHGNYAEFYEIGRAEMLREAGYPYAALEKQGIQMPILDLHCKFIGSALYDELITIEAIVYERLNGVRIKVDYKIYNEQDKLINEGYTTLCCIDAVTKRPVRIPNEMWESLGFYEE